A portion of the Novosphingobium sp. KA1 genome contains these proteins:
- a CDS encoding P-II family nitrogen regulator encodes MKFIIAIIKPFKLDEVREALGAIGVAGMTVTEVKGFGRQKGQTEIYRGAEYSTNMLPKVKIEVAAPDDLAPKIVETIQQVASTEAIGDGKIFVLDLASAVRIRTGESGDTAL; translated from the coding sequence ATGAAGTTCATCATAGCCATCATCAAGCCCTTCAAACTCGACGAAGTTCGGGAAGCTTTGGGCGCGATTGGCGTCGCCGGCATGACCGTGACCGAGGTGAAGGGCTTCGGCCGTCAGAAGGGGCAGACGGAAATCTATCGTGGGGCCGAGTATTCGACCAACATGCTCCCGAAGGTGAAGATCGAGGTCGCCGCGCCGGACGATCTGGCGCCCAAGATCGTCGAGACGATCCAGCAGGTCGCCAGCACCGAAGCCATCGGCGATGGCAAGATCTTTGTCCTCGATCTCGCATCCGCGGTGCGCATCCGCACCGGCGAATCCGGCGATACCGCGCTTTGA
- a CDS encoding SDR family NAD(P)-dependent oxidoreductase, which translates to MKTALVTGATSGIGEACARAFVAAGWRVIGTGRRAERLDALKAELGADKFDAAVFDVRDEAARDAALAALPAEFAGIDCLVNNAGLALGTEPAQSASLDSWKTMIDTNVTALVSLTHKLLPALVERKGAIVNLSSVAATYPYTGGNVYGGTKAFVHQFSLGLRSDLAGTGVRVTSIEPGMVETEFTLVRTGGNQQASDTLYGGANPMTGEDIAQTVLWVATLPAHLNINTLELMPVSQSFAGFQVARAG; encoded by the coding sequence ATGAAGACCGCACTCGTAACCGGCGCCACCTCCGGTATCGGCGAAGCCTGTGCCCGCGCGTTCGTGGCGGCGGGCTGGCGCGTGATCGGCACCGGCCGCCGGGCCGAGCGCCTGGACGCCCTGAAGGCCGAACTGGGTGCGGACAAGTTCGACGCCGCCGTCTTCGACGTGCGCGATGAAGCGGCGCGCGATGCCGCGCTGGCGGCGCTCCCGGCGGAGTTCGCCGGTATCGACTGCCTCGTCAACAATGCCGGCCTCGCGCTCGGCACGGAACCGGCCCAGAGCGCCTCGCTCGACAGCTGGAAGACGATGATCGACACCAACGTCACCGCGCTGGTCTCGCTCACCCATAAGCTGCTGCCGGCGCTGGTGGAGCGCAAGGGCGCGATCGTGAACCTGTCATCGGTGGCGGCGACTTATCCTTACACCGGCGGCAACGTCTACGGCGGCACCAAGGCTTTCGTGCACCAGTTCTCGCTGGGCCTGCGTTCGGACCTTGCCGGGACCGGCGTGCGCGTCACCTCGATCGAGCCGGGCATGGTGGAAACCGAATTCACGCTGGTACGCACGGGCGGCAACCAGCAGGCCTCGGACACGCTCTATGGCGGTGCCAATCCGATGACGGGTGAGGATATTGCGCAGACGGTGCTGTGGGTGGCCACGCTGCCGGCGCACCTCAATATCAACACGCTGGAACTGATGCCGGTTAGCCAGTCCTTTGCTGGTTTTCAGGTTGCTCGCGCCGGATAA
- a CDS encoding TIGR01244 family sulfur transferase, translating into MFRQVTETVFASPQITVEAVAEAKDLGIVRIINNRPEGESDDQTPGAEIEAAARAAGIDYVAIPVGHGGFSQAQVDAMSAALDGLDGPVLAYCRSGTRSTLLWALARAKAGDNPAVIASKAAAAGYDVSPVRQLIEMLSAGG; encoded by the coding sequence ATGTTCCGCCAGGTCACCGAAACCGTCTTCGCTAGCCCGCAAATCACCGTGGAGGCCGTTGCCGAAGCCAAGGACCTGGGGATCGTGCGCATCATCAACAACCGCCCCGAGGGCGAAAGCGACGACCAGACGCCCGGCGCCGAAATCGAGGCGGCAGCGCGCGCCGCCGGGATCGACTATGTGGCCATTCCCGTGGGCCACGGCGGTTTCAGCCAGGCACAAGTCGACGCCATGAGTGCCGCTCTCGACGGTCTGGACGGTCCGGTCCTGGCCTATTGCCGATCGGGAACCCGCTCGACCCTGCTCTGGGCGCTCGCCCGCGCCAAGGCCGGTGACAATCCCGCCGTGATCGCATCGAAAGCCGCCGCCGCAGGCTACGACGTATCGCCGGTCCGTCAATTGATCGAGATGCTTTCGGCCGGCGGCTGA
- the argF gene encoding ornithine carbamoyltransferase — protein MARDFLNLGDAGGDGIASMIADAIDRKAARKTWPKAQPDADQPLAGHTLAMIFEKNSTRTRVSFDMAMRQLGGSALIMEAGSTQIGRGETIADTARVLSRMVDAIMIRTDDHAKIEELAHYAEVPVINGLTDLSHPCQIVADLLTIVEQGFALPGLQLAWLGDGNNVANSLIEAAGLMKFTIRIGGPAGYEPDAGFVARARAAGGEVILTQDPAEAAAGAQIVVTDTWVSMGQAGGEKHIAAMQPYQVNAGLMAKAAPGAKFLHCLPAHREEEVTNEVIDGPASVVWDEAENRIHGQKSVLLWALGKL, from the coding sequence ATGGCTCGGGATTTCCTCAACCTGGGCGATGCGGGCGGCGATGGAATCGCGAGCATGATCGCCGACGCCATCGACCGCAAGGCGGCGCGTAAGACCTGGCCGAAGGCGCAGCCGGATGCGGACCAGCCGCTCGCGGGACATACCCTTGCCATGATCTTTGAGAAGAATTCCACGCGTACGCGTGTTTCTTTCGACATGGCCATGCGGCAACTGGGCGGAAGCGCGTTGATCATGGAGGCGGGCAGCACCCAGATCGGCAGAGGGGAGACGATTGCCGATACCGCTCGCGTGCTCAGCCGGATGGTTGATGCAATCATGATCCGGACCGACGATCATGCCAAGATCGAGGAACTTGCCCATTACGCCGAGGTGCCGGTCATCAATGGCCTGACCGACCTTTCGCACCCCTGCCAGATCGTCGCGGATCTGCTCACGATCGTGGAGCAGGGGTTTGCGTTGCCGGGTCTGCAACTGGCGTGGCTGGGCGATGGCAACAACGTCGCCAATTCGCTGATCGAGGCTGCAGGCCTGATGAAGTTCACGATCCGGATCGGTGGGCCTGCCGGTTATGAGCCGGACGCCGGTTTTGTCGCACGTGCCCGTGCTGCCGGCGGTGAGGTGATTCTCACGCAGGATCCCGCAGAGGCGGCTGCAGGTGCGCAGATCGTTGTCACCGATACCTGGGTTTCCATGGGGCAGGCGGGCGGCGAAAAGCACATCGCGGCCATGCAACCCTATCAGGTCAATGCCGGACTGATGGCAAAGGCTGCGCCGGGAGCCAAGTTCCTGCACTGTCTTCCCGCCCACCGTGAAGAGGAAGTGACCAACGAGGTTATCGATGGGCCTGCTTCTGTAGTATGGGATGAGGCCGAAAACCGGATTCACGGTCAGAAGTCGGTTCTACTTTGGGCATTGGGCAAGCTGTGA
- a CDS encoding aspartate aminotransferase family protein — MSITPLMPVYPRCGVRPVRGEHCHLISEDGRRFLDFASGIAVNLLGHSHAGLVGAIQKQAETLMHVSNLYGSPQGEVIAQRLIDLTFADTVFFTNSGAEAVECAIKTARAYHQHVGNTEKYELITFSNAFHGRTMGTISASNQEKMHKGFLPLLPGFKYVEFDDLEAAKAAIGPNTAGFLVEPIQGEGGIRIASQAFLEGLRALCDEHDLILVLDEVQSGVGRAGTFYAYEQYGIVPDVVATAKGIGGGFPVGACLATEKAARGMVVGTHGSTYGGNPFAMAAIGAVLDAVANEEFLADVRAKGERLMARLEQFIGNYPELFDSVRGKGLFIGLKMKVEPRAFVAHMRDNHQLLTVSAGDNVVRVLPPLVIDDSHMDEFMEKLSAAAASYQPEGVA; from the coding sequence ATGTCGATCACTCCACTGATGCCCGTGTACCCCCGGTGCGGCGTTCGGCCGGTTCGCGGCGAGCACTGTCACCTGATCAGTGAAGACGGTCGCCGATTCCTCGATTTCGCCAGCGGCATTGCGGTCAACCTGCTTGGGCATTCGCATGCCGGTCTGGTCGGTGCGATCCAGAAGCAGGCGGAAACCCTGATGCATGTCTCGAACCTGTACGGCAGCCCGCAAGGGGAGGTGATTGCGCAGCGGCTTATCGATCTGACTTTTGCGGATACGGTTTTCTTCACGAATTCGGGCGCTGAAGCCGTCGAATGCGCGATCAAGACGGCGCGCGCCTATCATCAGCATGTCGGCAATACCGAAAAGTATGAACTGATTACGTTCAGCAACGCTTTTCATGGCCGGACGATGGGCACGATCAGCGCGTCCAACCAGGAAAAGATGCACAAGGGCTTCCTGCCTCTGCTACCCGGTTTCAAGTATGTCGAGTTCGACGACCTGGAGGCGGCAAAGGCAGCCATTGGCCCGAATACGGCAGGCTTCCTGGTCGAGCCGATTCAAGGTGAAGGCGGCATTCGCATTGCTTCGCAGGCGTTCCTCGAAGGCTTGCGTGCGCTCTGCGATGAGCATGACCTGATTCTGGTGCTGGACGAAGTGCAGAGTGGCGTGGGCCGTGCGGGAACGTTCTATGCTTACGAGCAGTATGGGATCGTTCCCGACGTGGTGGCGACCGCAAAGGGTATCGGCGGCGGGTTCCCGGTCGGCGCTTGCCTTGCCACCGAAAAGGCGGCTCGCGGCATGGTCGTGGGAACGCATGGCTCGACGTATGGCGGCAATCCTTTTGCCATGGCGGCGATCGGCGCTGTGCTCGACGCGGTCGCCAACGAAGAGTTTCTTGCCGATGTGCGTGCCAAGGGTGAGCGCCTGATGGCGCGCCTTGAGCAATTTATCGGCAATTACCCCGAACTGTTCGACTCGGTGCGTGGCAAGGGGCTGTTCATCGGCCTTAAGATGAAGGTCGAGCCGCGGGCCTTTGTTGCGCATATGCGCGACAATCATCAACTGCTGACGGTTTCGGCTGGCGACAATGTCGTCCGGGTTCTGCCGCCTCTCGTTATCGACGACAGCCACATGGACGAATTCATGGAAAAGCTCTCGGCTGCGGCGGCCAGCTATCAGCCGGAAGGAGTTGCCTGA
- a CDS encoding aldose 1-epimerase family protein: protein MTDVEFVTITAGDLTARIATFGAELWSLADRTGREYMTDADPAFWTGHAPILFPIVGALNGDRYRLDGQDYKLPRHGFARHSTFEVVEQDEGAVRLRLRDSEGTRKAYPFAFVLDLVFRIDGATLHVAAEVSNSGDAPMPFSLGYHPAFAWPLPGGAPKAEHTIAFEQAEPQPVRRIDPATGLVLPEPVPTLVEGHLYRPDAVHFVEDAVIWDRLASRALTFGAPGGGQLAVAFPDMPMLGIWQKPGANYLCIEPWQGHADPLGYSGDFRAKPGMLSLAPGASRRFRMDVTVLTAD from the coding sequence GTGACAGACGTGGAATTCGTGACCATCACCGCCGGCGATCTGACCGCGCGCATCGCCACGTTCGGGGCGGAACTCTGGTCGCTGGCCGACCGGACCGGCCGCGAATACATGACCGATGCCGATCCGGCATTCTGGACCGGCCATGCGCCGATCCTGTTCCCGATCGTTGGCGCGCTCAATGGCGATCGCTATCGGCTGGACGGGCAGGATTACAAACTGCCCCGCCACGGCTTTGCCCGCCATTCGACCTTCGAAGTGGTCGAGCAGGACGAGGGCGCGGTTCGCCTGCGCCTGCGCGACAGCGAGGGCACGCGCAAAGCTTATCCTTTCGCTTTCGTGCTCGACCTCGTGTTCCGCATCGACGGCGCGACGCTGCATGTGGCGGCGGAAGTCTCCAACTCCGGCGATGCGCCGATGCCGTTCAGCCTTGGCTATCACCCCGCCTTCGCCTGGCCGCTGCCCGGCGGCGCACCCAAGGCGGAACACACGATCGCTTTCGAACAGGCCGAACCGCAGCCGGTCCGCCGCATCGATCCGGCCACCGGCCTCGTCCTGCCGGAGCCGGTGCCGACGCTGGTGGAAGGCCACCTCTACCGTCCCGATGCCGTGCATTTCGTCGAGGACGCGGTGATCTGGGACCGGCTTGCCAGCCGCGCGCTGACTTTCGGCGCGCCCGGTGGCGGCCAGCTTGCGGTGGCTTTCCCGGACATGCCGATGCTGGGCATCTGGCAGAAGCCGGGCGCCAATTACCTCTGCATCGAGCCCTGGCAGGGCCACGCCGACCCGCTGGGCTATTCCGGCGATTTCCGCGCCAAGCCGGGCATGCTCTCGCTGGCGCCCGGCGCCAGCCGCCGTTTTCGCATGGACGTGACCGTCCTGACCGCTGATTGA
- a CDS encoding endonuclease/exonuclease/phosphatase family protein gives MQITFASYNIRKAVGLDRRRDPERILSVLREIDADVVALQEADRRFGRRMSALPLDAIHTSTDYVPVPLSMKPDSLGWHGNALLVRKGIELLDAAPVPLPVLEPRGAVRADLALDGTRFRVVGMHLDLSGLRRRLQVRSVLSHVEDCGQPMPTVLMGDLNEWSAHGGCFREFQAPWQVLSPGRSFPSRRPLALLDRIIVSEQWAVRGTKVHHSPLSAIGSDHLPVFAALELPKK, from the coding sequence GTGCAGATCACCTTCGCCAGCTACAATATCCGCAAGGCCGTGGGGTTGGACCGGCGGCGCGATCCCGAACGGATTCTCTCGGTCCTGCGCGAGATCGATGCGGATGTCGTTGCGCTGCAGGAGGCGGACCGCCGTTTCGGCCGCCGGATGAGCGCCTTGCCGCTCGATGCGATCCATACCTCCACCGACTATGTGCCGGTGCCGCTATCGATGAAGCCCGACAGTCTGGGCTGGCACGGCAATGCCTTGCTGGTGCGCAAGGGCATCGAACTGCTCGATGCTGCGCCGGTGCCCTTGCCGGTGCTGGAGCCGCGGGGCGCCGTTCGCGCTGACCTTGCGCTGGACGGAACCCGCTTCCGGGTCGTGGGCATGCATCTCGATCTGTCGGGTCTGCGGCGCCGGTTGCAGGTGCGAAGCGTACTCTCGCACGTCGAGGACTGTGGCCAGCCGATGCCCACCGTCTTGATGGGCGACCTCAACGAATGGTCGGCCCACGGCGGTTGTTTCCGGGAGTTTCAGGCGCCTTGGCAGGTGCTTTCACCTGGCCGGAGTTTCCCCTCTCGCCGGCCACTGGCGCTGCTGGACCGCATCATAGTGTCCGAACAATGGGCGGTTCGTGGAACAAAGGTCCATCATAGCCCATTATCGGCGATAGGATCTGACCATCTGCCGGTATTTGCTGCGCTCGAACTGCCTAAAAAATAG
- a CDS encoding cold-shock protein, with protein sequence MGFDRGRRGRGRDKRDRFGEDEFDPFFAGQDRFGGGDRFGGGDRFGGGDRFGGGDDRGGFGGGAPRSGGFGGPRGGGGGGFGGPRGGGMPAQVVGQGKGVVKFFNGAKGFGFIQRDEGGEDVFVHISAVERAGLEGLAEGQQLEFQLVDRGGKISASDLVVVGDVIPVQKREPAPQRQLTGEKASGTVKFFNSMKGFGFITRDDGQPDAFVHISAVERSGLAGLNEGDRVEFDIEVDRRGKYSAVNLSSLQG encoded by the coding sequence ATGGGTTTTGACAGAGGTCGTCGCGGAAGGGGACGCGACAAGCGAGATCGGTTTGGAGAGGACGAGTTCGACCCGTTCTTTGCCGGGCAGGATCGTTTCGGTGGCGGTGACCGTTTCGGCGGTGGCGATCGCTTTGGCGGCGGTGACCGTTTCGGCGGCGGTGATGACCGTGGCGGTTTCGGCGGCGGCGCTCCTCGTAGCGGCGGCTTCGGCGGCCCGCGTGGCGGCGGCGGTGGTGGCTTCGGCGGTCCCCGCGGCGGCGGCATGCCGGCCCAGGTCGTCGGCCAGGGCAAGGGCGTCGTGAAGTTCTTCAACGGCGCCAAGGGTTTCGGCTTCATTCAGCGCGATGAAGGCGGCGAAGATGTGTTCGTGCACATCAGCGCGGTCGAGCGGGCAGGCCTCGAAGGTCTTGCCGAGGGCCAGCAGCTCGAATTCCAGCTTGTCGATCGTGGCGGCAAGATCTCGGCCAGCGACCTCGTTGTGGTCGGCGACGTGATCCCCGTCCAGAAGCGGGAGCCTGCGCCGCAGCGTCAGCTGACTGGCGAAAAGGCCAGCGGTACGGTCAAGTTCTTCAACTCCATGAAGGGCTTCGGCTTCATCACCCGTGACGATGGCCAGCCGGATGCGTTTGTTCACATCAGCGCGGTTGAACGCTCGGGCCTTGCCGGCCTGAACGAAGGCGATCGCGTGGAGTTCGACATCGAGGTCGATCGACGAGGCAAGTACTCGGCGGTCAACCTTTCGTCGCTCCAGGGTTGA
- a CDS encoding P-II family nitrogen regulator: MKYIVAIIKPFKFTEVKDALASAGVSGLTVSEVSGFGRQKGQTEIYRGAEYASSLVPKIKLEIAVSDAFADTVIEIIGKGASTDEIGDGKIFVFELAEVLRVRTGEQGDIAL, from the coding sequence GTGAAATACATCGTCGCGATCATCAAGCCGTTCAAGTTCACCGAAGTGAAGGATGCGCTGGCCAGTGCCGGAGTGTCGGGCCTGACGGTTTCCGAGGTGAGCGGCTTTGGCCGGCAGAAAGGGCAGACCGAGATCTATCGCGGCGCTGAATACGCTTCGAGTCTGGTGCCCAAGATCAAGCTGGAAATTGCCGTTTCGGACGCCTTTGCCGATACCGTTATCGAGATCATCGGCAAGGGCGCGAGTACCGACGAGATCGGTGATGGCAAGATCTTCGTGTTCGAACTCGCCGAAGTCCTGCGCGTCAGGACCGGTGAGCAGGGCGATATCGCCCTTTAG
- a CDS encoding peptide chain release factor 3 has translation MTNSRRTFAIISHPDAGKTTLTEKLLLQGGAIHLAGQVKARGAARRARSDWMKIEQQRGISVTSSVMTFERTDADGNTVTFNLLDTPGHEDFSEDTYRTLTAVDSAIMVIDAAKGIEPQTRKLFEVCRLRSVPIITFINKVDREGRACFDLMDEVADMLALDVCPMSWPVGMGGMFEGILDIASGRISRPEGPSKEYLGHVDENAALPDAVAEELELAQAGYPEFDVEAYRGGDLTPVYFGSALKNFGVAELIDAIARFAPPPRPQPSEAGTIEPDNKEVTGFIFKVQANMDPMHRDRIAFMRLVSGTFKRGMKLTPSGLGKPIAVHSPILFFAQDREIADSAEPGDIIGIPNHGTLRVGDTLSEKNQVRFTGLPNFAPEILRRVALKDPTKTKQLRKALDDLSEEGVIQVFYPEIGSQWVVGVVGQLQLDVLISRLEAEYKVEAVLEPAPFDTARWLKGDDKALRDFGEFNKMNLARDRDGDPVFMARSAWDVSYQQERNPDLTFSATKER, from the coding sequence ATGACCAATTCCCGCCGCACTTTCGCAATCATTTCGCACCCTGACGCCGGTAAGACCACGCTCACCGAAAAGCTGCTGCTGCAGGGCGGCGCGATTCACCTGGCAGGTCAGGTCAAGGCACGCGGCGCGGCCCGGCGTGCGCGTTCGGACTGGATGAAGATCGAGCAGCAGCGCGGAATCTCGGTCACCAGCTCGGTGATGACCTTCGAGCGGACCGATGCCGATGGCAATACGGTCACCTTCAACCTGCTGGACACGCCGGGCCACGAGGACTTCTCGGAAGACACTTACCGCACGCTGACGGCGGTCGATTCGGCGATCATGGTCATCGACGCGGCCAAGGGCATCGAGCCGCAGACACGCAAACTGTTCGAAGTCTGCCGCCTGCGTTCGGTGCCGATCATCACCTTCATCAACAAGGTCGACCGCGAAGGCCGTGCCTGCTTCGACCTGATGGACGAAGTGGCCGACATGCTGGCGCTGGATGTCTGCCCGATGTCCTGGCCGGTCGGCATGGGTGGCATGTTCGAGGGCATTCTCGACATCGCCAGCGGACGGATCAGCCGCCCGGAAGGGCCGAGCAAGGAATATCTCGGCCATGTTGACGAAAACGCCGCGCTCCCCGATGCGGTGGCCGAGGAACTGGAGCTGGCGCAGGCCGGGTATCCGGAATTCGACGTCGAGGCCTATCGCGGCGGTGACCTGACGCCGGTCTACTTCGGCTCGGCGCTCAAGAACTTCGGTGTCGCCGAGCTTATCGATGCAATTGCCAGGTTCGCCCCACCGCCCCGCCCGCAGCCTTCGGAGGCAGGCACGATCGAGCCGGACAACAAGGAAGTCACCGGCTTCATCTTCAAAGTCCAGGCCAACATGGACCCGATGCACCGTGACCGTATTGCCTTCATGCGTCTGGTCTCGGGCACCTTCAAGCGCGGCATGAAGCTGACGCCTTCGGGCCTCGGCAAGCCGATCGCGGTCCATTCGCCGATCCTGTTCTTCGCGCAGGACCGCGAGATCGCCGACAGCGCCGAGCCCGGCGATATCATCGGCATTCCCAACCATGGCACCTTGCGGGTGGGCGATACGCTTTCGGAGAAGAATCAGGTTCGTTTTACCGGCTTGCCGAACTTTGCCCCGGAAATCCTGCGCCGCGTCGCGCTCAAGGACCCGACCAAGACCAAGCAGCTGCGCAAGGCGCTGGACGACCTGTCGGAAGAGGGCGTCATCCAGGTCTTCTATCCCGAGATCGGCTCGCAGTGGGTCGTGGGGGTTGTCGGCCAGCTGCAGCTTGACGTGCTGATCAGCCGCCTCGAAGCCGAATACAAGGTCGAGGCGGTGCTGGAGCCTGCTCCCTTCGATACGGCCCGCTGGCTCAAGGGCGATGACAAGGCGCTGCGCGATTTCGGCGAATTCAACAAGATGAACCTCGCCCGCGACCGGGACGGCGACCCGGTGTTCATGGCCCGCTCGGCCTGGGACGTGAGCTACCAGCAAGAGCGCAATCCCGACCTGACTTTCAGCGCCACCAAGGAGCGCTGA
- a CDS encoding ammonium transporter, which produces MNRKLLCGAGALGASLFAAMPAFAQAAATPVPNPGNNAWMMTSTLLVLLMILPGLALFYGGLTRSKNMLSTMTQIGAVACLAMLLWVIYGYGLAFGPEGNAFISWGKFFLAGVTPESTAATFTSEVISEYVFICFQMTFAAITIALVLGSTVERIKFSAVMVFGLVWLTITYFPIAHMVWAAGGFLFAGKMFGTDLPAALDFAGGTVVHINAGVSALVLAMILGKRKGYPSEPMPPHSLTLTMVGTGLLWVGWFGFNAGSALEANGSAGLAMINTFVATASAGLFWMLAERFSGHKGSALGFCSGIVAGLVAVTPAAGNSGPFGAIVLGAVASIICFFAVSKLKPALGYDDALDAFGVHGIGGMVGAVGTGIVYAPSLGGPGAADFSMGAQVATQVIAVLVAIVWAAVGTVIAAYVAKAVTGLRVAPEVEQEGLDIGEHGERAYN; this is translated from the coding sequence ATGAACCGCAAACTTCTTTGCGGCGCCGGCGCTCTGGGAGCGTCGCTGTTCGCCGCCATGCCTGCCTTTGCGCAGGCCGCTGCCACCCCTGTCCCCAACCCCGGCAACAACGCCTGGATGATGACCTCGACCCTGCTGGTCCTGCTCATGATCCTGCCTGGCCTTGCGCTGTTCTACGGCGGCCTGACCCGCTCGAAGAACATGCTCTCGACGATGACGCAGATTGGCGCCGTGGCGTGTCTCGCCATGCTGCTCTGGGTGATTTACGGCTACGGCCTCGCCTTCGGTCCTGAAGGCAATGCCTTCATTTCGTGGGGCAAGTTCTTCCTCGCCGGCGTTACGCCTGAGAGCACGGCGGCAACCTTCACCAGCGAAGTGATCAGCGAATATGTGTTCATCTGCTTCCAGATGACCTTTGCCGCCATCACCATCGCGCTGGTGCTCGGTTCGACGGTTGAGCGCATCAAGTTCTCGGCGGTCATGGTATTCGGCCTGGTCTGGCTGACGATCACGTATTTCCCGATCGCCCACATGGTCTGGGCTGCCGGCGGCTTCCTGTTCGCAGGCAAGATGTTCGGTACCGATCTGCCTGCCGCGCTGGACTTTGCCGGCGGTACTGTCGTTCACATCAACGCGGGCGTTTCCGCGCTGGTCCTCGCCATGATCCTCGGCAAGCGCAAGGGTTACCCCTCGGAGCCGATGCCGCCCCACTCGCTGACGCTGACCATGGTAGGCACCGGCCTGCTCTGGGTGGGCTGGTTCGGTTTCAACGCCGGTTCGGCACTGGAGGCCAACGGCTCGGCTGGCCTTGCCATGATCAACACATTTGTCGCCACTGCTTCGGCCGGCCTGTTCTGGATGCTCGCAGAGCGCTTCAGCGGCCACAAGGGGTCGGCTCTGGGCTTCTGCTCGGGCATCGTCGCCGGTCTGGTTGCCGTGACCCCGGCTGCCGGCAATTCTGGCCCGTTCGGTGCGATCGTGCTCGGCGCCGTGGCTTCGATCATCTGCTTCTTCGCCGTCAGCAAGCTCAAGCCCGCACTTGGCTATGACGATGCCCTCGACGCCTTCGGCGTGCACGGCATCGGCGGCATGGTTGGCGCCGTGGGCACCGGTATCGTCTACGCTCCGAGCCTCGGTGGCCCCGGCGCCGCTGATTTCTCGATGGGCGCCCAGGTTGCCACACAGGTCATCGCGGTTCTGGTCGCTATCGTCTGGGCTGCAGTCGGCACCGTGATCGCCGCCTATGTCGCCAAGGCTGTCACCGGCCTGCGGGTTGCACCGGAAGTCGAGCAGGAAGGCCTCGACATCGGTGAGCACGGCGAGCGCGCCTACAACTAA